A portion of the Homalodisca vitripennis isolate AUS2020 unplaced genomic scaffold, UT_GWSS_2.1 ScUCBcl_6561;HRSCAF=13831, whole genome shotgun sequence genome contains these proteins:
- the LOC124373862 gene encoding serpin B6-like, protein MADGSRRLTEMMNTQSSVRAVISSSYGIHGLELPYEGDDISMFIILPEQSHATAVQDLLRSLTYERLEMILSEILDSPLKKMDVTIPKFKTENKYNLVPILKELGADELLEFVDLSDFVKTFKDFKVDKAIHTAKIVVDEQGTEAVAVTVVKATITRSYMREHYPVFRADRAFLYFIYNTVTRTLLFSGVFNSP, encoded by the exons taatttctaGCAGTTATGGAATACATGGTCTGGAGCTGCCGTACGAGGGAGATGATATCAGCATGTTCATAATTTTGCCTGAGCAATCTCATGCAACAGCAGTACAAGATTTACTGAGGTCATTAACTTATGAACGTCTAGAGATGATTCTAAGTGAGATCTTAGACAGTCCTCTGAAAAAAATGGACGTTACTATTCCTAAGTTCAAAACTGAGAATAAATATAATCTCGTACCG attttaaaggAGTTGGGAGCAGATGAGTTACTTGAGTTTGTCGACCTCAGTGACTTTGTTAAAacgtttaaagattttaaagtggATAAGGCCATCCACACCGCCAAAATTGTTGTAGATGAGCAAGGCACGGAGGCGGTGGCTGTTACAGTAGTGAAGGCAACCATAACCCGTTCATATATGCGGGAACACTATCCAGTATTTCGAGCAGATAGggcttttttgtattttatttataatactgtaacGAGGACGCTGCTATTTTCTGGGGTTTTTAACTCTCCATAA